A stretch of DNA from Nonlabens ponticola:
ACTAGCTCCACGCGTGCAGGAAATTACCATTGATGAAGATTTGCTGTTCTATTATTTAAACTTAACACTAATTGATAAGCGACTCACTCAAACTAATGCGTATCGCACGATTCTATTGAACGCTTCAAACCTCAATCAAGAGCGCTTTTGTAAACTCTTCAATCCATCACTGGAAGGTGGTGTTACATTTCAGCTGCTAGAGGATGGTTACCTTAAGAATAGCTATTGTGAGAATTGCGTTAACTAGATATAGTAGTGCAAATCATGTGACCATCATAAATCAGTACCTTTGTAGACTATTTGACCTACAATTTTATGGACAAGGAACATATATTAAAAGTCGCTCAAGCATGGACGCAAGCACCATTTGACGCGCAAACCATTGCAACGACACAACAACTTATTGACTCACAGTCTGATGAGTACCTAGAGAGTTTTTATAAAGATCTAGAATTTGGTACTGGTGGCATGCGAGGTATCATGGGAATAGGCACCAACCGCATCAATAAGTACACACTAGGCAAAAACACTCAAGGCCTCGCGACTTATCTCAAGACCAGTTTTCCTGGCGAGCAGCTCAAGGTTGCCATCGCTTATGATTGCCGCCACAACAGCAAGGAATTGGCACAAGTAGTCGCACAGGTTTTGAGCGCTAACGATATCCAAGTATTACTGTTTGAAGATTTAAGGCCTACTCCACTATTATCTTACACGGTTAAAGCTCGCAATTGTCACGCAGGTATTGTGCTAACTGCAAGTCATAATCCACCAGAATATAATGGTTACAAAGTGTACTGGCAGGATGGTGGTCAACTGGTACCACCGCAGGATAAAGAACTGTTGCAAACCATTAATGATACCCAATTTGCCGACATCAAATTCGATGGTGACAACGATACAATCGAATTGTTGGGCGATGATGCTGATGCAGCTTTTATCAAAGACAGCGTTAAGGCTGGAAAAGTAGCTGGCGATGTAGATCGCAGTAAGGTAAAAGTAGTTTTTACTAGTCTTCACGGTACGAGCATTACCATTTTACCAGATACACTTGAAGCTGCTGGATATACCGATGTAAACATAGTACAAGAACAAGCAAAGCCTGATGGCGATTTCCCAACCGTGGAATCACCCAATCCTGAAGAACCAGAAGCACTGGCACTTGCCGTGCAATTGGCCAACAAAATTCATGCAGACATCGTCATAGGCACAGATCCTGACAGCGATCGATTAGGTATTGCCGTGCGCGACAATGACCATAAATTATTGCTGCTCAACGGTAATCAGACCATGATTGCCATGACTGCTTTTTTACTAGAACAGACAGAACTGACGAATAAGAAAGATCCTTTTATAGGATCCACCATCGTGAGTACGCCCATGATGAAAGATCTAGCAGCTGGTTTTAATGTTGAGTGTAAAGAAGGCCTTACCGGTTTCAAATGGATCGCGCAGATGATCCAGAATCATCCAAATCAAGATTTCATTGGTGGCGGCGAGGAAAGTTTTGGATATATGGTAGGCGATTTTGTTCGTGACAAGGATGCCGTTACCGCAAGTTTATTGGCTTGTGAACTGTTAGCTTTCGCGAAAGCTAAAAAAACAACACCCTACAACTACCTACTGGAATTGTATGTCAAATACGGTTGTTACCAGGAACGCCTTGTGAGCCTAGTCAAAAAAGGAATAAGCGGCGCGCAGGAAATCAAGCAAATGATGATCGAATTACGTGATAATCCACCACAGGAAATCGCAGGATTTAAGGTGTCCCGTATTGAGGATTATCAATCAGGTAGCTCTCTAAATACAGCAACGGGAAACAAAGAAAATATCGAGTTACCATCATCAAATGTGCTTATTTTTTACCTAGAAAACGGCAGTAAAATAGCGGCTAGACCTAGCGGTACAGAGCCTAAAATCAAATTTTACATCTCAGTAAAAGAAGAGCTGGATCACGCTGATAATTATGATGTTGTAAAGAGTCAATTGGATCAACAAATAGACGCTATTCTTAACAGCCTACAAGTCAATTAATGAATTACTTTAAGGAAATCCTGCAGTACGCAAAGCCTTACAAGGCCTATGGTATAGGGAATATTATTAGTAACATATTTTACGCGCTGTTCAGTACATTGTCATTTTTGGCACTTATTCCTGTACTGCAAGTACTTTTTGAGGAAACGGATCAAGTTTTTGAAAAACCAGTGTGGACTGGTATCGCCACGGCTCGTGATTTCCTGGAAGGTTATGTGAACTACTATGTGTCTGTGGTGGCAGATAACGACAAACAACAGGCTTTGATCATCATGATTGTGCTTGTGCTAAGTATGTTTTTACTCAAGAATGTATTCTCGTACCTAGGTATGTATTTTATAACATTCCTGCGCAATGGTGTGGTGCGAGATCTGCGCAACGCGATGTATCAAAAGATTGTTCATTTGCCAATATCATTCTTTTCTGAGAAGCGCAAAGGTGATGTCATCGCTAGATCAACGAGTGACATCCATGAGGTGCAAAGCAGTTTTCTATCCATTCTCGAACTTATCGTCAAGGAACCGCTCAACATCATATTTACTTTAGGCGCCATGTTATTGTTGAGCATCAAGCTCACGATCTTTGTTTTGGTGTTCATTCCTGTAAGTGGTTACATTATCTCGCTGGTAGGTAAAAAATTAAAAAGCAAATCGCTCAAGGTGCAGCGCGAGCAAGGAACATTTTTATCTCTGCTGGAAGAAACTCTTGGTGGGCTTAAGGTTATCAAAGGATTCAATGCTGAAAGTCGAATGACTGATACTTTTCAAGACAGTACGCAGCGACTGTATCGTCATAGCAATAGTTTGAGTTTGCGTAAAAATCTAGCCAGTCCAGTGAGTGAATTTCTAGGTATTCTCGTGATCGGTGTTCTCCTATGGTTTGGTGGTAGAATGGTACTGTTGGATGGCACTATCAACGGTTCTACATTCATTACCTTTATGGGACTTGCTTACGGTATTTTGACGCCAGCAAAAGCGCTTTCAAAGGCAAGTTATGACGTCAAGAAAGGTAATGCCAGTGCAGAGCGTGTTCTGCAGATTTTGCATACCAAAAACCACATAAAAGATCGTGACGATGCTGTTGAGATATCCGCTTTCGCGAAAGCGGTACAAATCAAAAACCTATCCTTTGCCTATGAGGATGAGAACGTCTTGACCAATTTCTCGCTAGACATTCCTATTGGGTCCACCGTGGCGCTGGTAGGTCAATCAGGTAGTGGAAAAAGTACCATAGCAAATCTTGTAACCCGATTTTATGATGTGAGTGAAGGAACGATCGAGATCGATGGTCATAATATTAAGGATGTGACTCTTAAAAGTTTGCGAGATCAGATGGCAATTGTGACGCAAGACTCTATTCTTTTTAACGATACGGTCGCAGTCAACGTGGCACTGAGCAATAAAAATGCAAGCAATGAAGAAGTCATCGAGGCACTCAAAATCGCTAACGCATGGGAATTTGTATCGCAACTACCAGAAGGTATCCATACCAACATAGGTGATAGCGGTAATAAATTAAGTGGTGGTCAAAAACAGCGATTGAGCATTGCCCGCGCCGTTCTTAAAAATGCACCAATTCTAGTACTCGACGAGGCGACAAGTGCTCTGGATACTGAAAGTGAACGACTGGTTCAAGATGCGCTTGAAAAAGTCATGAAAGACCGTACGTCTATTGTAATCGCTCACCGATTGAGTACCATTCAAAAAGCAGATCACATCGTGGTCATGAGCCGTGGCGAGATTGTAGAACAAGGAACTCACGAGGAATTGATTGCACAACAAGGTGCGTATGCTAATCTTGTGAATATGCAGAGTTTGGCTTAGGTTATGGATCAAATCTTCCATGAATTTGAGGATGATGTATCCCATATCACATTGCCTGAAAAATTCAATTTCCCATTTTACTATGAGCCGCATGAACTCGCAGTAAAAGCTGCCAGCGAGCTGCAAGATTATCTAAGCAAGCAACCTTGGTTTACCAAAGGTAGTGCGCAGGAAAGCGGTAAGATGTTCGGCGTTCTGGTGGTGAAAAGAGATGATGACTCGTTAGGTTTTTTGGCTTCGTTTTCAGGTAAGTTGGCTGGTGAGACTACGCAGCCTTATTTTGTACCACCAGTGTATGAGCTGGAACGAGTTGATCAATTTTTTAAACTGGAAACGGACAAGCTTGACGCGCTCACCGCACAATTACAAGAATTAGAAAATGATCCTGCAAGCATTGAATTGATACGATCATTTGAATCTACAAGATCACGACACGCTAGCCGGATAGAACAAGAACAGCTGCGCATCAAACGCATCAAGAGAGAACGACGCAAGTTCTTAAGGTCACAAGAAGCCGTACTTAATGCACAAGAGTTTGAACAGCTCACGGCCCAACAACGCCAATTAAGTCTTAATAACAACTTCTTTCTTAGAGAGTATGAAGAATATCTAGATCAAACAATTCAGCCATTAGAAAAATCCTATAGCTATCTAATCGCTAGAATAACTGATCTAAAAACGAGACGTCGCGATGGATCCAACTGGTTGCAGGATTGGTTGTTTGATCAGTATAACTTCCTGAATGGCAGCAGTGAGGTCAAAAATGTAAAAGCCTTATTTAAAAACAGAACACCAGACATGCCACCAGCAGGAACTGGTGATTGTGCTGCACCCAAGTTATTACAGTATGCTTACCAGCATAACTTCACTCCTATCACCATGGCAGAATTCTGGTATGGACCATCGCCAGCTTCCAAAATCAGGAAACATGGGAATTACTATCCAGCTTGTCGCAGCAAGTGTGAGCCAGTTCTGGAGTTCATGCTACATGGTCTTGCGGTAGATGATAACCCGCTTTTGGAAAATCCTGCGGTTGATAAAGAGTTAGAAATTATCTATGAAGACCAGCACATGCTCGCCATTGTTAAACCGGCCGAATTCCTATCAGTTCCTGGTAAGACCATAAGTGATTGTGTGCAATCTAGAATGAAAGCTGCTTATCCTGATGCCACTGGTCCCATGATTGTTCATAGGCTGGACATGAGCACCTCTGGAATTATGCTTATTGCCAAAACGCTGGAAGCCTATCACCACCTACAGCAGCAATTCATAAAACGTACGATCACCAAAAGATATACCGCTGTGCTTGTTGGAGTACCTAAGAAAGATAACGGCTTTATTGACTTGCCCATGCGTGTAGATCTCGATAATAGGCCTTATCAACTAGTAGATCATGAGTATGGCAAATCTGCTCGCACCAAATATAAAGTTATAGGACAGTCTGATAAGCAAACACTCATTCATTTCTTTCCAATTACTGGCCGTACACATCAATTGAGAGTTCATGCAGCGCATCGTGATGGATTGAACGCTCCTATAAAAGGCGATGATCTCTATGGGACAACATCAGATAGAATGTACTTGCACGCAGATCGTATTGTGTTTGTTCATCCAGCAAGCAATGAATCTATTGTTTTAGAGTCACCATCAGGATTTGGCGTATAAAAAAATCTGCAAGAAATAATTCCTGCAGATTTCTAATAATATTTATCACTTATTATAGTACGAGACTAAGTGCTATGATTACTTGTTCTGGTCTGGTATCGATTCTTACATTGTCAAACATATCATTTGCATAACGCGCTTCATTCTCATTGAGACCACGCTCATAACGCACGTCAACACCTAGATTACCTAGATTCACGCCTACTCCAAATTGAAGACCAACCGTGAAATCATCTTGTGCATCACGCAGATCAAAGTTTACTGCACCAGTATCAAAATCTGTATCTAGAATATATTGCAGCGATGGACCAGCAAAAACATGCAATGGACCTAACACCTCAAGGCCTACCAATATTGGAGCGTCAAGTTTTTTAACCTCAAAGTCACCAGCGTTGTACTCACTATTTAATTTTGTGTATATAAGTTCTGGTCTGAAATATATCGGGCCAAGATCTACTTTACCAAAAACACCGACATGATATCCTACTCGATCGTCTGGATTTTCAGTAATGTTATTAAAATTGTCTTGAAAATCACCAACAGACCCATAGTTGAGTCCACCTTTGATCCCGAAGCCACCATCTGTCTGGGCATAGCTCAATCCTGCTAACAATAGGGTTGCTGCAATAAATAAATTTTTCATAGTATAAGGGTTTATAAAAGCAAAACGCTTAGTTCATAATTTTATTGACTAATAATTATGCCAAAAACTTAAAGACGGTATCTTTCTTCAAGGATAAAGTTAATTAGTTCCCTAAATATTTCGGATATTGCTAGAATAGTATATATTTGTACATACAATTAATACAAATACAATAGATGAGTAATAAGGTTGTTGATATTCCGCTTTCGCGAAAGCTAATCACCACGCTAATTAAAAAAGGCGCAGGGATGACTGAAGCTATTGCGAGTGTCTTGAAAGAGGAAAAACTGACAATCCAACAATTCAATGTGTTGCGTATTCTACGTGGCCGAAAAGGCGAACCTGCAACGCTACAAGATGTAAGTAAGAATATGTTACATGCAAATTCTAATACCACACGTGTTATTGACAAGCTTGTTGACAAGAAGTATGTTGAGCGCGTACAATGTTGTGATGATAGAAGGCAAATCCAGCTCACTATTACAAAAACAGGCCTTTCCCTACTTAAAAGATTGGATCAAAAAGTAGATGATAAAGAAAATGCCTTGCTTGATAATATGTCTTTGAATGACAAAAAGACTTTGACCGATCTATTGGAAAAACTATAAAAATTTATTTTAATACTTGTATATACAATTAGTTCCTAAACAATTAAATCATGAATGTAATTTTTAAAACCGCTGTCGTTCTAGCCGTTGTTGCTAGCACCAGCACAATCTCAAACAAAATGAAAACAGTAAACACAAACAAGAGCACGGTCACATGGACTGGTAAAAAGTTAGGCGGTAGCCATAATGGTACCATCAAATTGAAATCTGGCGATCTGCAATTTAATGATAGTAAGGTCACCGGCGGTAATTTCACCATCGATATGACCACCATTGATGTCACTGACCTAACGGGTGAAAATAAAACTAAGCTAGAAGGTCACTTGAAAAGCGATGATTTCTTTGCTACTAGTACTCACGAGGAAGCAACCCTTGTCTTTACAAATGTCAAGGAAAAAAGTCCTCAAGTTTATGAGGTAACCGGTGATTTGACGATCAAGGGTATTACTAATCCAATCACATTTGATCTACAGGCTAACGATTCTAGCGCAACTACACAACTTAATATCGACCGTAGTAAATACGACGTGAAATACGGATCAAAGAGTTTCTTTAAAGGTCTAGGTGACAATTTTATCTATGATAACTTTGAAGTAGATGTCAAACTAGTTTATTAGAAAGAAACTTCAAACTGTAAAATTGAGAAACGGAAGCCTGGTGAGGGCTTCCGTTTTTTGTTTGTGAAGAGTGCGTCTAATACATGCAAGCAAACACTCTAGAGCAAGTAATAACGCTAGAGCCATGGTCAAAATCCAGCGAGGCAACTACAATTGTATTTAATTTTATTTTAATTTTCTATTCACTCTCCTGTATCATAGAAAAACTGCTCTTTCCATATTTTGCCGTCTTTTACCTGATAAACAGCTAATTCGTTCATTTGTGAACGCTGGCCGCTAGGTTTGTGAGTGGTGTCCATCCAGATATTGACGACAAAATGATTGTCCGCCACCATAGGGTCGCTGTATTTATTGCCGTGCACTTCAAAATTTTCTTCCCACCACTGCCCTTTTTTCTGTATGCCGTCCATGCCGTGGACTTCTTTCATGGGCTCTGACATTTCTATGCTGGTGATTTCTGGGCTGTACAATTCCTGATAAGCCTTATCTTCTTGATTATTGCGACAGTATTCCACGAGCTTGTTAGCCACTTCTTGAGTATTCATAATATTTTGGTTTTTAGGTTGTATTAAAGATATAAAATATTGATAAACAAGAGATTTGAATAATCTGATTGACAGATAACTAAATGGAAACTTTCTTGAACAAACCAGCCGCCTGAACGATCTTTGTACCATGGAAACAGCTAGCAAAACAACACTAGGACTCAACCTACCTACAGATCCTCGATGGGTAGATCTAGCAGCCATGAGCTTGCAGGATATATTGACAGATCATGCTTTTTGCGAGCAAAAAGCTGCTAGCACCATGATATCTATGGTACAAATGCACAGCGATAAACCAGAATTGGTAGAAGCTCTTGCACCTGTAGTTACAGAGGAATGGGGACACTTTAGAATGGTATTGGCCGAATTAAAAAAGCGCGGAATGACGCTAGGTCTCCAACGACCTGACGACTACATCAAGACGTTGATGAAAGGAAAACCTAAGGGTCAAAGCCGTGAGTGGCTGTTCCTAGATCAGCTATTGATTTGTGCATTGATAGAGGCGAGAAGCTGTGAGCGATTTAAAATGTTATCTCAACAACTTGAAGATGAAGGCTTGAAGAAATTCTATCATCAATTCATGGTGGCGGAAGCTGCTCATTACAGATTGTTTCTTGACTTAGGAAAAACTTATTTTCCAGAGGAACGCGTCATGAACCGCTGGCAATATTGGCTGGATTACGAGGCCTCTTTTCTTAAAGATCTAGAAGTGCGCGGTGATAGGATGCATTGATTGAGACAGTTGACAGTTGACAGTTGACAGTAAAATATAGTTTATTGAATTTCCATACCATTAGATCAGCCTTTAATCTGAGTCAGTATCAAGAAGAATATATAATATGTTTACCATAAAAAGTTACCGTCGCTGGCTGCGCGCATCCATCGTGATAATTTACCTCATCATTATCGCTGGTGCCGTGGTGCGCATGACGGGTAGTGGTATGGGCTGTCCAGATTGGCCTAAGTGTTTTGGCTACTGGATACCACCTACTGAGGAAACAGAACTGGAATTCTCACCTGATACACATTATAAAAAAGGAATGGTCATCATCATCAATGAAGAATTGCGTGTGGCTCGTGAGGACTTTTTTACAGGCAACACCTATCAAGAAATCGATTGGAAACCCTATATCAAACATGACTACAGCGTCTTCAATAAGTTCCACACTTGGACAGAATATATTAATAGACTGATAGGCGCACTAGGTGGACTGGTTGTGTTATTCACTGCTGTGGTCTCATTACAATTCTGGAGATCACGTAAGAAACTGACTATTCTCACCGTCGTAGCACTGCTAGCGATGCTCATACAAGCAGTTATTGGCAAGATTGTAGTAGACACCTTACTATCACCAGTACTTATTACCATTCACATGATTGTAGCATTGCTCATCGTTGGACTGCTTATTTATCTATTGCACGAGGTCTTACCTGTCGATTCACGTTACTACAATAAAGGCAATCTGTCACGATGGATGTTAATCATCATCGCAATGACCTTTATTCAAGTTGCCATGGGAACGCAGGTGCGTCAGTACATAGATCATCAAGTAGATTTGTTCGGCTATCCTTTGAGTAGCGCCTGGTTAGAAAACGGACCGCTGATATTCTTGATACATCGTAGTTATTCGATTTTATTGGTGCTTGTGCATATAGCAGTAAGCTACATAGCCATAAAAAAATACAAGCATCCCAAACGATCGTATTTTTCTCTTAATGCACTGATTTTGATCACGATCTTGAGTGGCGTATTAATGAATTATGTGGATTTCCCGCTAGGTTCGCAAGCCGCGCATCTCGTAACGGCATCACTCATTTTGGGACTACAGTTTTATCTATGGATGCGCCTGCGTACAGCTGCAAGATTATCTGTAGCAGCAACCTCATAGAGACGAGCTACCACACTTAAAAATCTTATATTTGCCACCCTTAAAATCAAGCACATGATTTATCGATTAAGAGCCATTCTTGATGCCACTCAAGATGTCTTTAGAGATATAGAAATTGAAGAAACCGCAAGTCTGGAAGACCTGCATAATGTCATTATGCAATCCTTTCAACTGCAAGGTGATGAAATGGCCAGTTTTTATGCCAGTGATGATGAGTGGAATCAAGGCGAGGAATATTGCCTGTTTGATATGAGTGATGGCCTGTCGCCTGTTAAGAAAATGTGTGATACACCTCTTAGCGATGCCATGAGCAAATCCAAGACTAAGATGATCTATGTCTATGATTTTCTCAATATGTGGACTTTTCTCATTGAGTTGGCAGATGTTGCTGGCGCTGTAGATGGCACGGCTTATCCGCAAGTGATTTTTGCCATAGGTGAGTTACCAGACTCGCCACCAGACAAGGAATTTGAAGCAGATCCTCGCTTCCATGATGATGAGGATAATGATGATGAATATGGCGATGATGAGGAGTTTTATGAGGATTATGACGATAACGAGTTTTACTAGACCACTATGATCAACCTGTACAATACTAGAATTGAGGAACTCGCGATCCATCGTGTAGGTAACAAGAATAAAGGTGAGATGCTGCTCACGTCAAGTAATAAGACGCCGCTGGATGACGAGATGCACTCGTTGCTCAAGGAATATTTCTTGAAACCATTCCGCAGTAAGGAAGAGGCCTATTACAGTTTTACCCATGAACAGGATCTAGAGTTTCATGATATGTACGCTTTCGCGAAAGCGATATTCAATACACCATCATCACTACTAGAAAATTCTAAGAATGCCGCCAAGCATCTATATCAACAGTCGGTGCATCCACATATACGCAGCGGCGAGTTGTATGTGTGTTACCTCACTGGACTCATGCTAGACAATAATAAAGTTGATGCAATAGGATTATTCAAGAGCGAGATCAAACAAGATTTTTTACAGTTTGAAGAAGGCGAGTTAGATCTCAAGATGATCCTACAGCAAGGTGTCAACCTCAACAAACTAGACAAGGGCGCCATCATATTTAATGTCGAAGAAGAACAAGGATACAAGATCCTATCGGTTGATAGCAACAGATATGACGCTAAATACTGGCTAGAGGATTTTCTAGGTGTAGACGTTTTTGAGGATGAAAATTTCTTCACAAAGAAATATTTGAAATTCTGTCAGGACTTTGCCAAGGACGTTGTTCTGCCTGCCGAAGACAAAAAAGAAGAAGTTATGTTCATGAACAGATCTATGAACTATTTTGCCAAAAATGATGACTTTGAAGAGACAAAATTCCTGAACGAGACGCTGGAAAACCCAGAGCTTATTCCAGAGTTTAAACACTATAAGACTGAGAAAGGACCTAAGTATTCTATTGAGGACGTTTCTACTTTCCCTATTTCAAATACTGCGGTAAGCGCGGCGCGCAAAGGAATAAGGAGTGTTATCAATCTAGACACACATGTACAGATCAAGATGGATTTCACCAACAGCGACAGTGCCGAAAAATTTATTGAGAAAGGCTGGGACGAGGAACGACAAATGTATTATTACCTCGTGTACTTTAACCGCGAGGAAAAGAAGTAGTCCACTACTCTGCCGAGTAATTACGTCTTATAAATTCAAGTGCCGTATTGAGAACTGAACCCATGGTGCGACAGGTTTTGAACTTGATATCACCCGTGTAATTATGCAATTCTCTTTTAAGCTGTTTGAGCTTCGCAGTTTCTGATATATTGTCTGCACGCATACATTTAATCAATGCTTTATATCTGGATTGGGTGTTAATCAAACGTTTTGCAATCAAGGCTCGTTCTTCCTTTTTGTATTGCTCTATGCTTTCGTTTTTCAAACAATCGGCTACATTCATGACCATAGGCACATTTTCCTTAAAAAATTGTGGCCTGTAAACCTTCATTCGACCTTCATAACATTGCTGGTCAAAGTCAATAGCTCTTATCGCATAGCTCACGCGATCAAAGTCGTGTGTTGGGATAATGACATAATTGTAAGCCCGCATATCACCCAATAAACGTATCAAACAACGCTCATTGAACTTGACAAATTCCTTGGCAATTTGCGTGCGTTCTTGATGATCGCAGGCCTCTAGATAATCCTCGATAAATTCGTCACCAGGAATTCCGGCTATATGTTCTTCTATGAGTGTATCATTACTAACTAAAAAGTTTATACGGTGCGGCGATAGCAAGTGCTCCAACTCAAGACCATACACTCTGGACGAATCAGCTTTCTTAACATAGAAATAGGTATGACCGTCATTCAAGATATTTCTGATCTTGATGCGGAATGGCTTAGTATTACCAAACGTGCAGTAATCCACAGCATCCACGCTTAAGAACTCCAGTGACTGGTCGCGACCATCACTGTGTAGGATGTCATAGATATGCTTTAAATCACGATCAATATGCTCTCGCTCATGATCTGGATAATAGCAACGCACCCAGAGTGTATCGTCATCATTTTTATCATATACGGTTACCGCGCCTTGAAACCTCAAGAGGTCATCATAAGAAACTGAGATCTTTGACTCACGATTGTATTTTTTTAAGTAAGCTTGCAACGGTTGATTGATAGCAAACGTGGGCTTTTTGCGAGATAACAACTTATCATCGGCAATATCTATGTTCATTCTCGTAACATTTCTAATTTGTAACAGTCACATAATACAACAAAAACTTTATCCGTGGAACAAATCCTGCAAATAACCAATCTTTCCAAACATTACGGCGCTCTCAAAGCGGTCGATGATGTGAGCTTTACCATTGAAAAAGGCCATGTTTATGGCATATTAGGACCTAATGGTAGTGGTAAATCTACCACGCTGGGCATGGTGCTTAATGTCGTGAATCCTACTAGTGGTGATTATCAATGGTTTGGTGGTGGCGTGAGTAATCACGATGCGCTCAAGAGAATTGGTGCGATCATCGAGCGCCCTAATTTTTATCCCAGTATGGATGCGGTGCAAAATCTCAAACTTGTTTGCAAGATTAAAAATATTACCACTGATAAAATTAATGAGAAACTAGAGTTGGTGGGTTTGCTTTCGCGAAAGCATAGTCCCTTTAAAACATACTCGTTAGGTATGAAGCAGCGTCTTGCCATTGCAAGTGCCTTGCTCAATGATCCTGAAATACTAATTCTTGATGAGCCTACTAATGGGCTGGATCCACAAGGAATACGTGCTATACGTGATTTGATACAGCATATCTCGAGTAATGGCACCACCATATTGCTTGCCTCACACCTACTCGACGAGGTAGAAAAAGTATGTTCTCATGTAATCGTATTGCGTCAAGGAAATATGCTGTACAGCGGGCCAGTTGACGAGATGAATAGCACGCACGGCACCATCCTTATTGATGCGTCAGATCGTGGTGGCTTGAAATATTTTATAAGCCAGCAATCGTACGCTGGAAGTATAGAAGAACTAGTCGATGGGTTTGAAGTAATGCTTTTGAGCGACATCGACACAGCGCAAGTCAATAAAGACGCTGTACAAGCAGGAATTTATCTCAACAAGTTGCTGTTAAAAAAACAGAGCCTTGAAGATCAATTCATTGAATTAACCAACAACCAACCACAAGCATCATGATTAGATTATTAGATATAGAATTTCATAAATTCAGGAATAGCCGCAGTAGTAAGGTATTAACGATCATTTACCTGTGTATCGTCGTGTTAATGATGCTCACTGGAATCATACGCTTAGAGTTCAATGGTTTCAGTGGTAGTTTTTCAGATTTGGGAATTTTCAATTTCCCACTAGTATGGCACATAAGTACTTATTTCACTAGTTTCTTAAAAATTTTCATAGCTATTGTGATCGTATCACTCACGGCAAGTGAATACAGTAACCGTACTATAAAACAAAATTTAATTGATGGACTGAGTAAGA
This window harbors:
- a CDS encoding YceI family protein, translated to MNVIFKTAVVLAVVASTSTISNKMKTVNTNKSTVTWTGKKLGGSHNGTIKLKSGDLQFNDSKVTGGNFTIDMTTIDVTDLTGENKTKLEGHLKSDDFFATSTHEEATLVFTNVKEKSPQVYEVTGDLTIKGITNPITFDLQANDSSATTQLNIDRSKYDVKYGSKSFFKGLGDNFIYDNFEVDVKLVY
- a CDS encoding nuclear transport factor 2 family protein, which encodes MNTQEVANKLVEYCRNNQEDKAYQELYSPEITSIEMSEPMKEVHGMDGIQKKGQWWEENFEVHGNKYSDPMVADNHFVVNIWMDTTHKPSGQRSQMNELAVYQVKDGKIWKEQFFYDTGE
- the miaE gene encoding tRNA-(ms[2]io[6]A)-hydroxylase, producing METASKTTLGLNLPTDPRWVDLAAMSLQDILTDHAFCEQKAASTMISMVQMHSDKPELVEALAPVVTEEWGHFRMVLAELKKRGMTLGLQRPDDYIKTLMKGKPKGQSREWLFLDQLLICALIEARSCERFKMLSQQLEDEGLKKFYHQFMVAEAAHYRLFLDLGKTYFPEERVMNRWQYWLDYEASFLKDLEVRGDRMH
- a CDS encoding COX15/CtaA family protein is translated as MFTIKSYRRWLRASIVIIYLIIIAGAVVRMTGSGMGCPDWPKCFGYWIPPTEETELEFSPDTHYKKGMVIIINEELRVAREDFFTGNTYQEIDWKPYIKHDYSVFNKFHTWTEYINRLIGALGGLVVLFTAVVSLQFWRSRKKLTILTVVALLAMLIQAVIGKIVVDTLLSPVLITIHMIVALLIVGLLIYLLHEVLPVDSRYYNKGNLSRWMLIIIAMTFIQVAMGTQVRQYIDHQVDLFGYPLSSAWLENGPLIFLIHRSYSILLVLVHIAVSYIAIKKYKHPKRSYFSLNALILITILSGVLMNYVDFPLGSQAAHLVTASLILGLQFYLWMRLRTAARLSVAATS
- a CDS encoding IS1096 element passenger TnpR family protein produces the protein MIYRLRAILDATQDVFRDIEIEETASLEDLHNVIMQSFQLQGDEMASFYASDDEWNQGEEYCLFDMSDGLSPVKKMCDTPLSDAMSKSKTKMIYVYDFLNMWTFLIELADVAGAVDGTAYPQVIFAIGELPDSPPDKEFEADPRFHDDEDNDDEYGDDEEFYEDYDDNEFY
- a CDS encoding nucleoid-associated protein, producing the protein MINLYNTRIEELAIHRVGNKNKGEMLLTSSNKTPLDDEMHSLLKEYFLKPFRSKEEAYYSFTHEQDLEFHDMYAFAKAIFNTPSSLLENSKNAAKHLYQQSVHPHIRSGELYVCYLTGLMLDNNKVDAIGLFKSEIKQDFLQFEEGELDLKMILQQGVNLNKLDKGAIIFNVEEEQGYKILSVDSNRYDAKYWLEDFLGVDVFEDENFFTKKYLKFCQDFAKDVVLPAEDKKEEVMFMNRSMNYFAKNDDFEETKFLNETLENPELIPEFKHYKTEKGPKYSIEDVSTFPISNTAVSAARKGIRSVINLDTHVQIKMDFTNSDSAEKFIEKGWDEERQMYYYLVYFNREEKK
- a CDS encoding ABC transporter ATP-binding protein → MEQILQITNLSKHYGALKAVDDVSFTIEKGHVYGILGPNGSGKSTTLGMVLNVVNPTSGDYQWFGGGVSNHDALKRIGAIIERPNFYPSMDAVQNLKLVCKIKNITTDKINEKLELVGLLSRKHSPFKTYSLGMKQRLAIASALLNDPEILILDEPTNGLDPQGIRAIRDLIQHISSNGTTILLASHLLDEVEKVCSHVIVLRQGNMLYSGPVDEMNSTHGTILIDASDRGGLKYFISQQSYAGSIEELVDGFEVMLLSDIDTAQVNKDAVQAGIYLNKLLLKKQSLEDQFIELTNNQPQAS